The Rouxiella sp. WC2420 region TTGCTGTTGGGTTCGGATTTACCCTTCGATGCCAGCAAAGAAGAACAACGCAACCTGCCACCAATGGTGATGGCGAATGAGTTTGCGCCAGAGCTTGAACTCCCGACGGTACACATCGATAACCTGACGGCAGCCTACGAAGCAGTACATTATTTGATTGACCTTGGGCATCAGCGCATTGCCTGCATCGCCGGTCCAGAAAATATGCCGCTTTGCCAATATCGCCTGCAAGGCTATATTCAGGCAGTGCGCCGCAACGGGCAAACGGTAGAGAGTCAGTACATCGCCCACGGTGATTTCACCTACGAATCCGGTGCTCAGGCACTGGCGACGTTAATGAGTCAGCCAAAGCCACCGACGGCGATTTTTTGTCATAATGACATCATGGCTATCGGCGCAATGTGTGAAGCGAAAAAATTAGGGCTGCTTATTCCGCAAGATTTGTCTATTGTTGGGTTCGATGACATAAAAATCAGCCAGTTCTACGATCCACCACTTACCACGGTTGCTCAACCAAGATTCCAGATTGGCCGGGAAGCCATGTTATTATTGTTGGAACAATTAAACGGTCATGCAGTCCAAAGCGGTTCACG contains the following coding sequences:
- the cytR gene encoding DNA-binding transcriptional regulator CytR; this encodes MKDVAEMAGVSTATVSRALMNPEKVSATTRQRVEQAVIAVGYSPHSLSRNLKRNESRTILVIIPDICDPFFADVIQGIERTAAENGYLVLIGDCAQQNQQEKTFINLIITKQIDGMLLLGSDLPFDASKEEQRNLPPMVMANEFAPELELPTVHIDNLTAAYEAVHYLIDLGHQRIACIAGPENMPLCQYRLQGYIQAVRRNGQTVESQYIAHGDFTYESGAQALATLMSQPKPPTAIFCHNDIMAIGAMCEAKKLGLLIPQDLSIVGFDDIKISQFYDPPLTTVAQPRFQIGREAMLLLLEQLNGHAVQSGSRLLESELVIRGSTAAPKR